The genomic window ttgtctatctcgtgccagagttcatgagtggtttacacgtttcagagatggttgtgaggacagaatcagtaatcaccgaaattgcccgtaaatttatcaaaaatgaaccgaaatcatcgtggAAATTcgtggaatcggagttgaatatctccaaaacatcgaattaccGCAttctaactgatcatttgggcttacgaagtGAACTGAGGATCAAAAATGTCTCAGACTTCAACATTCAAAAGACCTCACTAAAGGTCCCCATTAccttgtaactggtgatgaaatggGGTGCTTCCAACATAagcctgaaactaagcgtcaaagtgccgaatggaaggccccagacgagccaccacccaaaaaatcgcgtttggaaaagtcaaaaatcaagtcgatgctcatttgtttttacgatttcaagggaattgtccacaaggaggtCGTGCCAAAGGgctatcttggcgttttaaagcgtttgttgcatcacaTTTGTGGAATTCGCCCTGAacaccgcgaaggaggaagctggcgcttattgcatgataatgcatcatctcatcgatccactctagtgactgattttttgactagaaatcgcattttaaccatcaatcattcGCCTGggatggctccctgtgacttctatctatccggaaaatttcatttggccatgaaaggaaaacgttttgcgtccgtagaggccatccaaaagtcttgtaccgacatcctgaaggactcTGGTCAATGAcgtgaaacactctttcgaaaagcttttagatcgcgcgaAGCgatgtatcgaggccagaggggactattttaaatataaactcgaagttatcagaacaaagctcctgtcgtttctattttagctcagtgttGTCTTTTTTGGACTTCAGCTTGTATATATGTTAATAGCAACGAATAGTAGGTTTTTGAGTattgataaaataataaattaaaaaatgtgtaaatgcGCTAACTCGGTGAAAAAAAGATATTGAACAAAGCATTCGAAAGACGAagaatacacatatgtatgtgtggcatgtggttttttttttttgttaataaatcgCGTATTTTGCACTTTTAAGTTAAGATAACTCGAAAACCCGAGTCTCCAAAGCAATTATGACGCCAGATTTGGCTTCGGCATATCCAAAACCTTTGTAAAAGTATAATCTGGTGGCTGTTAAAATATGTTCGCTTAATTTTGTCGGCTCATATGTTTGATTTTAGGCTGGGAGCTTTAGTGAAGGCccctttgaaaatattatttattttatattttccatatagCATGTTgccaaattgaattttacattctattttaaaaaatgtaaaaaaccattgaaaaaatatctaaacattttctttcttatatttttttctccaaTCATGTTTTAGAACTTTGCGTTATGAGGACCTCTCGCTGAATACTTACGATATGACTCAAGAGGTGCTACAATTCTATGGACTGCCATTCGATCCTCTAGTTGAAGAATTCCTCGATACGCATACAAAAGTAAATATCGGCGGTGTTAGCTCGACATATCGCGACTCCAAGTCGGCACCATTTCATTGGAAGCAAGATCTGCGGGTGGAGGaggtaaaaattgtaaaaaaaaaacttttgttaaaaaactatactaaaaattgtttcttgTTACCCCTAAAATtgtgttcttgtttttgttttttttttagatccaGTATATACAAAACAGCTGCGAGGAGGCCATGCATTTATGGGGTTACCGCAAGATTGAAAATTTCACGGACTTCCAGCCAATAACATTCGATCCACTTGAACTACCACCACCGTTATCGTGAAGTGCTCTAAATATCGTTGAATATTTCAATTaagttacattttttaaatcttaaatcTTGTGTCTCCtaatctacatatatttttatctatctcgcttatattattattattattttttcataccatTTTGTTGTGATATATCGAAGaagttaaacataaaaaaatgttactaagTTGACGCGCAAGAAAGCGTCGACGAGAATAAgaatgtatttaatatttgtaattatgaaTGCGTATTTAGTATTAAGAAAATTTAGAGTTTTAAGAAAAGTTGTTTAGCGCAAAAACAATTCAATATTGGGGCCGTGAGAAGTGAACGAAACAAGAGCATTTATAAGGGTTAGCTAGCAGCAAGCAGAATGTGTAATCTCGAATGGAAATCCGAGTCCGCCCAGGCCTATACCAGttgcacacacttacatactaaATATATACGTATCAGCAGTGCGGCACTGTAGTAGTGAAATTCTTTAATAAACTGTAGTTATCATAAGTAAATATTATGTTCGCATACTTAAAacggaaacaaaaaattaagaacgaAAACAACTCGaattaataatatatgtactacatacatacacacatacttatgtactATTACCACGCGTAGATATTTTTACACCGCATAGTTTTAGGCGTTACGAATTTTTTGCAATCAGTTAAAATCACTAAGTATACTAATTAGGTATGtaattaattagttaaataatttttaaattgacgCATTCATTACGATGACAAgctaatttcaaaataatttcgataaataaaattttatactaaggagaataaaatgtaaagaaaaacaaaaatgtttctaaatgcacacaattaaatgcataaaaaaccaaaaatgagtTTGACATTATACCTAAAtacacgtacatgcatacagggtgcgccatgttttggtatgaaaacattgaaaaaaaaactgatttgtataagtgaagtatttattatttttattcggtttgattatttagaatttattataactattatttgaatatataataatatcaatcaagtggccacctttattagcaatcacaaactgcgatc from Anastrepha ludens isolate Willacy chromosome 5, idAnaLude1.1, whole genome shotgun sequence includes these protein-coding regions:
- the LOC128864498 gene encoding carbohydrate sulfotransferase 1-like isoform X3; translation: MFLNVRMILLVRDPRGTMQSRKHRDWCAGNRDCENPLYVCEDLVADYHAAVELLKEHPSRFRTLRYEDLSLNTYDMTQEVLQFYGLPFDPLVEEFLDTHTKVNIGGVSSTYRDSKSAPFHWKQDLRVEEIQYIQNSCEEAMHLWGYRKIENFTDFQPITFDPLELPPPLS
- the LOC128864498 gene encoding carbohydrate sulfotransferase 1-like isoform X2, with protein sequence MPLNKFLNVRMILLVRDPRGTMQSRKHRDWCAGNRDCENPLYVCEDLVADYHAAVELLKEHPSRFRTLRYEDLSLNTYDMTQEVLQFYGLPFDPLVEEFLDTHTKVNIGGVSSTYRDSKSAPFHWKQDLRVEEIQYIQNSCEEAMHLWGYRKIENFTDFQPITFDPLELPPPLS
- the LOC128864498 gene encoding carbohydrate sulfotransferase 1-like isoform X1 — its product is MVRRRLQTLQLHSLNVRMILLVRDPRGTMQSRKHRDWCAGNRDCENPLYVCEDLVADYHAAVELLKEHPSRFRTLRYEDLSLNTYDMTQEVLQFYGLPFDPLVEEFLDTHTKVNIGGVSSTYRDSKSAPFHWKQDLRVEEIQYIQNSCEEAMHLWGYRKIENFTDFQPITFDPLELPPPLS